TTGGGAACATACCTGGCCAGATATATATGCCAGACCCCAGggttaaaaaaggaaataaaacaaggaaCTGGACCTGTATGCAAAGGTGCGCTTTATTCTAGAAGTTCGAAGCTTGGCTCGCCAGCGCTCAGCGTCTGTTCGTGCCATTCCTAGGGCGTTCATCGTTTCCTCCCCGGCTGCATCTTCTATTTAATCTCTCTAGATTTTAGTGACCAACCTGGATTTCCACGACGAACAGAAGCGCAGAAATCTCAACGGCACCCTACACGAGCTGCTTCGGATGAACATCGTCCCCATCGTCAACACGAACGATGCCGTCGTCCCCCCGGCTGAGCCCAACAGTGATCTCCAGGGGGTAAATGTGGGTAAAGTATTCCTAAGAGTTGAGCATGCTGGAGACACTAACCACCACGTGCTGCTGCGCTGCATGTACTAACACTGGATGTTTGGCATGAGCAAGAGGAGAAACCGAGAGACGCGGCAACCCAGAGCCTCGGCTGAGGAGGCACCTCTGGGACGAGGGAGTTTTGATGTTCAGTGGGTGAGGCGCGCCCGCCCCTGTGGCTTAGATGATGCTGTGCGCATGCATGGCTTAGAGCTCTGCGTGCCTGTCCGAAAGGAAGCCTTGGCGTTGTGCAGGGGGCGGGGCCCGAGCGCTCACGCATGCTCTGTGTCATTGGTTTTTGCCTGCCAGAGCTGGGTGCTTCTGGGACCCTGAAGCTAACTCACTCACTACCCTGCCTGCGTTGTAGGTGATTAGTGTTAAGGATAACGACAGCCTGGCTGCCCGTCTGGCCGTGGAGATGAAAACCGACCTCTTGATTGTCCTCTCCGACGTGGAAGGTACGCCCGCAAGGCCTTTTCCTTTTGTTCACAGGCGTGAGCACGCAGGGTTTCTTCTGATCGGTTTCCCCTGAGGACAGTTCCTGAGCCACACTAGCCGAAGAGTTTCTGTGACTCGGGTGGGCATTTCTGGAAAATGCAGTTAGAATGCACACATGATGGTTTTAGGTACTTTTgtggggttttattttttgtttcttaccCCTCCccgcccagccccagccccaccctcacactttgttttttaaacagcTTCAAGGAAATATTCTCACACACATAATTTACCTACTTAAAATTTTCAATTCAGTGATCTCTGGAGTATTCATACACTTGTACAACCATCTCCATAAACAATTGTAAGTTATAGTCCTCGTGACAAGAAACCTCATGCCTTCATACTCAGAGAGTAGCCACTCCCCGATTGCATCCAAATCCCCAGCCATACACAACCTCCAGtctactttctgtctctgtgggtTTTCTTATTAGAGATTTTATATGAAGAGAAGCACAGATTCTGTGGTCCTCTGTAACTGGCCTCCTTCACTTAGTATAATGGCTTCAGGCTTCATCTACATTAGAGTATACACCGGtgctctgtttctttttattgccaAATAGTACTCCACGCTGGAcctaccacattttatttattcagtcaTCAGTTGGTGGGCATCTGTGCTATTTATAATAATGCTGCTGGGAGCCTACTTTCGTATGagtcagattttttttgttgttgttgttgtttggttggttgtttttgttttatctgtttCCACCTAAGAATGGGATTGTTGAGCTTCATGAGAGAATGTTTACCTAGCAAGAACCAACCCCCAGCCCTACAGTTAAGAGAGAggagtgaggggctggagagatggctcagcggttaagagcacacactgctcttcaaaggttctgagttcaaatcccagaaaccacatggtggctcacaaccatccataatgagatctgacagctacagtgtacttacatataacaatacatttttagagagagagagagagagagagagagagagagagagagagagagagagagagaagtgaggaagagtggggaggagaaaaggaggttACCATGTGGTAACCTGGTATTGAAAACCTCCGTGTTTCCCTATGGCCACTGTGCTATTTGGTATTACCACCCACAGCATATGAGGGTTCTAATTTGTCTGACCCTGATGATACCTGACGTTCACCAGCGTTGTGACGGTCTCAATGAGAAGTTTTTATTCATGTCCTTTAAAAACCTTGTTACATTTGTTTAcgtgggggcagggcaggtgcTAAGTTCAGGGGGACAGCCCGTGAGAAAGGATCGCCATTCTACCACGTGAGTCCTGGCGTTCGAACCCAGGCTAAGTGATACTCGCCTTCTGCCTTAGCCATCAAGTGTTAAATCTTAGAACAGTATCATATGTTGAAGATCCCGATGGTGGGGTTGGAAGACTGAGAAAAGGAATAGACAGAATTGCAGAGTGCTGAGTGCCGGAAAATATCTCCTCGTGGGACAGCCTTTCCCACACGGTCACCTGAAACTGAACAGCCCCTTAGTTCACCCCATGCCTGCTACCTTCTGGGAGGAGCCCAGTCTGGAATCCTGGAGCTGTGGGGCACCGGCTGAGCCTTGCAGGTTGGGCACTTACTGCCGCTCATACGTTAGCATCACACACTGATTCCCTCAGTCCCCAGAGAGGTTCGACACGGAACAGGATTGTCCTAAAAATCTGGAATGAGGTGGGAAAAGCAGGGATTTAAACACCAAAATGGCGGGGGAGGTAGCTCGGTGGGCAAAGCAATTGCTTTGCAAGTATGAAGATCAGAGTTTGACCCACAGAACAAACAGTACAAATAGGAAGAGAAGCCTAGTGGTGTAAGCGTGTAGTCTGTGAGCTGAGGGGGTATGAACAGAGCTTGGTGCTAACCAGCCTAGCTCGCTCGGTATTTCCAGGCCAGTgggactctgtctttaaaaagtaaataaaggtgGATGGTAACTGAGACGACACCttgaagttgtcctctgcctttaatgcacaggcacacatgtatattatatctatacactcatgtatatataaacacataaaacaaaacagcattacCACTGGAAATGTCCTGTAGCCAGTTCTCATCCATGGGCCGCATCTCCTTAATGTGTGTCTCCCCTTGGTCTTGATTTGACACCATTTTCTCAGACCCTTCTCCCCTTCACCTTTCCCCTTCCAACGTCTCTAACCTTTCAAAGTGAAACTGAGGACTTTTTTGACACCTCATGTTGTATACATATAACATCTCACCTCATCATGGTGTTACCCTGCTCAGTTGCACAGGCTGTGTGTTTCCTGGAGATTCAGCCAGCCTGAATGCGGACAGTCATAGCTTTCCTGCTGACTCTGCCCAACCTCCAAGACACTCGCTCATCAACCGGGTCTCAGCCTACTTGATTGCACAGGGTCGGCGAGAGTTAATGAGTACCCGCTTCGCTCCCAGCCTGCCCACATGGTGTATGCTCACCGTACCACTTCTGCACCCGTCTCTCTTTTGGTTAAGTTGTTGAGCTGCAGCTTGATAAGCTGGGAGGGAAGGACTCTTCCTAGCGCCGTAGGCACTGTGCCAAGGATGTGACCTTGCTCGGTGCTGGGAGATACTTGTTTAAGGCCGGTTAAAAGAGCAcagacagccaggcagtggtggcgcacacctgtaatcccagcactctgggaggcagaggcaggcggatttctgagttcgaggccagcatggtctacagagtgagttccaggacagccagggctacccagagaaaccctgtctcgaaaaaaacaaaaatcaaaaaaaaaaaaaaaaacaaaaataaataaatgaataaataaataaataaataaataagcacagaCGGTGCTAGTGCTATGACTTGGCATGGGCCAGCTCCACTGATCCCgtatcccttttttttttgtttggtggttttctgattgtttgtttatttgtctgtttgtataGTATAAAGTGCCTGGGGAGGCCCGTGTGGGTCAGTGCAGTGTTACTGACTCCCATTCACTTTGTAGGCCTCTTTGACAGCCCCCCAGGCTCAGATGATGCAAAGCTCATTGATATATTCTATCCGGGAGATCAGCAGTCTGTGACCTTTGGAACCAAGTCTAGAGTGGGCCTAGGGGGCATGGAAGCCAAGGTAAGGTGACACCAAGCTGTTCCGTCATCAAACccaaatggtattttttttttttatcattttttattgttaactTTGGGAACTTGTGGTGtagataccacacacatacatttaaatatgCACATATCTAAATATGTTTTATGGCTGTTGTATACCTATATTTAATTGTGTATTTAGAtgtattctatttttgttttgtgcatgtgtCCCTCGTATTTCGTTGCTATGACAGAGTGGCTGATTAAAGCTACAGTGGCTCACGGTTTGAGAACACAGTCCCGACTCACAGTGTGAGAGCTCAGCCCTTCGaggcagggaagtcagggcagcctCTGTCATGGCAACTCATCCCAGTCAGGAAATAAAGATGAGCTGTGCCCGGCTCGATGTCTCCTCCTTACTTAGTCTGCAACCCCAGCTCACGTGTAGGCTTCTCCTTCTCCAGTTAAGGCTTTCTGGAAGTGTGTTTCCATGATGAATACAAATCCAGTCAAGTAGACAATGAAAAGTAACTGTCACCATGTTGTAACCATAGAGGAGGGCAGGGCCTGTGTGATGGTCACGCTTAATAAATCTTCTGTTATCAACTCACATGTTTGTTTCTGGAAGCTTTTCAACCCCCCTCCACCCCCGCATTATATGTTCTCAGAGGCTGTATAAACTTAAGCAGAAGAACGTCAGGTTAGCAATGGTAGAAAAGAAGAACAGATAACCCTGTCCTGGTCACTCCTCTAGCTCTTCAGTTGTAGCTGTTCAGGCATGACAAATCAAAATGCTCAGGCATAACAAATCAAAGCGTGCACATTCTGAGTCCGGCCCTCGAGGGTCTCAGAGAGAGCAGGACTTGTTGGTCCCCTTCAGGCAGTACATACTAAGGCTGGAAAGCGATAGTGGGCTGCAATGGTTTCCCAGATCCTGAGCTTTAAACACGGTCCTCTGTTTATTTAGCGTGCATCTTATGTCATAGTGCGAGTTGAGAATGCATGTTTCTAGGTGTGAATCTCATCCTGCTTCTGACCCGACAGGTAAAAGCCGCCCTCTGGGCTTTGCAAGGCGGTACTTCCGTCGTCATTGCCAACGGAACCCACCCAAAGGTGTCTGGGCATGTCATCACAGACATCGTGGAGGGAAAGAAAGTTGGCACCTTCTTTTCAGAAGTAAAGCCTGCTGGTGAGTGGTAGTTTCCCTCAAGTCCAGGGCCTGTGGGTAATAGCCAGCAGCATCCCAGCCCTGATGGGACTGAAGCCTGAGCCCTCACCTTGTAAATCCGGGTTATGACATCAACGCGGCCACGTCATGAATTCTGGCATTGTAAAGACTCTTTCCAGAACTGGATTTTTACCCTGACTATTTAGTTCTTTTATGCCTGCACTGGATGCTAAGGGCTAGTGAGTACTAGCTACGCAGAGAGGTGCATAAGTCCAGTGTGAGCTCTGAAGTGCACACAAAGATGTGCCCTGTTATCTGCACAAATGCAAACCCATGAGACATATGCTTGCCAAAATGAAATTGAACTCTGGAAGGCCCAGACAACCTTGTCTATGTCCGACGTAAGAGGCCGCTGTGTTTATCCCCCAGTTCCTCTGgcgtgcatttgtttgtttgtggtttaagTTATTACTGGTTAGGAAAGGGGTTGTTGTCATTCTGTTGGCTTTGGTGGTCTCTGTGGGTGAACCAAGCATACCAGGAAACCCATGTTCCTTCTGCCTTGGGGAAGCGTGTGCTGGGAAGGTGGGAGCCCGGCCTGATGCTTGCACGGCTCTTGCAGGTCCCACAGTGGAGCAGCAGGGGGAGATGGCTCGATCCGGAGGGAGAACGCTGGCCACCTTAGAGCCTGAACAGGTGAGGACAGCCACTGACAGCTTGCTGGGTTTTTCAGAGCAAAGCATGCTGTATGTTTTGGTGTAACAGTCCAGTCTGCTgggtagctcaggctgtcctggaactctgtagaccaggctggccttgaactcaaaaatccgcctgcctctgcctcccaagtgctgaaattaaagggtgcgccaccactgcccagttcacCCCATTTATTTCTGCTGTTAGTGGAATTATCTGAGTTAATTGTGTGCTCCCCTTTGTCTGAAGACAGTCTTTCACTATGTTTTGATCAAAGACAAGATTAGGGAAGATGCTGATCTGacccatatacacacaagaaAGTTACCTGTTCCTGCCCGGCGAATCGACTCCAACATCTGACAAAGGGAAGCTTCAGAGCCCGCTCTGTGCTTTGTCCCCTCAGTCCATAGTGAACAGCTTGATAAAGCTGgagagggtgggggcggggaagcCTGGCTGGCCCCCTGAGGGTGTGCGGCTCCGGCTGGAGGTGACAGGTTTCTTCTGTGGAGCATGTCAGTCTGAGAAGGGAGACAAGAATGGCTGCAAGTGAGAAAAGCTAAAGCCAAGGAGGGGTCTGGCTCCTCTCAGACCACTCTACGTGACCTCGGCGACATCACACCCACTGCCACATTTCCCAGACAGACGGCAGAGGGTCAGTCCCCTTGGGTATACAGGACTGGAAACTGGGATGTCCTCCCTTTAACTGATTTCATCAAATAATTGGCCACAAGGAAAAGCCaaagggcttgagagatggctcagcagttaagagcaccattgctcttccagaggacctgagttagactcccagcaaccacatatatAGTAGCTTATtgttacctgtaactccagttccacggtGATCTAGTGCCCtacttttctggcctccacagacactgtgtatgtgtgtgtgtgtgtgtgttatacagaCACATGGGCAGGCAGAACcctcacacataaaatataaacctCAGAAGAATTTTAAAGAGAAGCCAGTTGTTAAAACTCACCGGGGATGCTGCGCAccccagccctcgggaggcagaggcagaggcaggtggatgtctgtgagttcaaggctggcctggtctcaaaaaaaaaaaaggaaggaaatacttggaaaataaataaaaactattgaTACAAAATCTGTAAAGTTATGTGTGTCATTCCAAATTATACATGCCAGTTTATCTCATGGTCAAATTACATAATTCATCATCTCCTCAGTGCTGAGCCATGGGTTCCTCGTGACCATAATCAGtgtaaaggaaggaaaagaagagggcaGGTTGGAGACGTGTAAGGAGGTGACAGCGCCAGGAATGTGCCTGTGACAGCTCCGGCTCCAGGGACAAGTCTAGGGTAGAGGAAGCCACTCTGAGGGTAGAGGAAGAAGCGTGTGTACACACCTGATGTTTTAATGGTTTGCTTTTCTTGCAGAGAGCTGAAATTATCAATCATCTGGCGGACCTGCTGACAGACCAGCGGGAAGAGATCCTGTTAGCCAACAAAAAAGATTTGGAGGAGGCAGAGGGTAAGGATTCATCCttgtgtcttcttcctcttcctcctcctcctatctatctctctatctctctatctctctatctatctatctatctatctatctatctatctatctatctatttattttacatttccaagccagggtttctttgtgtagccctggctgtcctggaactcgttctgtacaccaggctagttCCCAaatcagagatttgcctgcctctgcctctgcctctgcctctgcctctacccctgcccctctgcccctctgcccctctgcccctctgcccctgcctctgtgtgctgggatcaaaggtgtttattatgcataattttttgtttgtttttttttggggggggggatttggtttttcgagacagggtttctctgtgtagccctggctgtcctggagcttactctgtagaccaggctggcctcgaactcagaaatccacctgcctctgcctcccagagtgctgggattacagacgtgcgccaccaccgcccagctcatgcATAATTTTTATCAGGGGTTGGTGGCTAGTGTTaccagtgggttttttttctaaCTATTCGTGGTACTTATTTTTGCTCCATTTCCAGTAATTTTAACCCAACCCTCCAAGGAGCTTTTCTTGTTCTCTAGGGGCATGTGAGCTCTGGCCACTGTGCCAATTTTAGAActagaaaaggaaactgagaacTTCTCTGTTGGAGATGCTTAGCTAATTCCGGTCTGAGACCTTCGTGTTAGCGGGCACCATGCTGAGGGCTGTCCCAGCAGGACCCCTTTTAAACCGCACAACCTAACGTATCCAAGGTGGCTGTTGTTTATTAGTCTCTCTCAGCAAAGCCGTCACACACCCAAAGTCATGTGGCCAACGGTGGACCCAGGGTTCATATGAAAGAGTCACAGAAGTGGCTCGTGCTGCCTGTGGTGAAAGACGAGACACTCTCGCCATTAAACCAGTGTGCTGTCTTTATGGCTGGCACCAAGCGCTGTCCGGAAAGATCTGTGTGGCACTCGTGGAAGAGCCGGTGATACGGCTAAAGTCTTATCACAGATGACCAGTTACAGCCGGGGAGACCCAGGCACCTCCTTTCTCGTCATCCTCTGCTTTGCCAGCTTAAGACAGTGGGGTATCTGGTTGTGGTGGCCACATAATGAGGCcctgtcaacaacaacaacaacagtagtaataataataataataatagcaacaacaacagaaaagaagaCAAATTGCCATTGTTCTTGATACCGTTAGGTGCACACATGCCTCAGCTATGTTTGATACATAGACTTGATATTTCTCCGACAGCATTTGTTTTTACACGCCATATCCCACATAGCCTGGCTTAGTACCTGTGATAGATTATGTGTAACAACTACATCACAGCCTCTTGTTTAAATTGTTAGATAGGCTCCCGGGCCTCcctgttttgaaatgtttttgaaatgtCACGTGTTGAAAGTTGATAATTAGCGGACATGAGATACCGTTGTTGTCAAGCAGTCTCTGCCCACTGCCCACCCCGAGGAAGAACTAGGTAAACCTGCACAGCACAGTATCCCCGAGACTGTCAGTTCTACTGACAGTGTGTCTACCCCTACTACAGTAAAGTTGGTGGCCAAAGCCTGCCCACACCGGCCGCTTTATCATGTCCAACTGCCGTTCTAGGAAGACTCGCAGGCCCCCTGCTGAAGCGCCTTAGCCTCTCCACGTCTAAACTGAACAGCCTGGCCATCGGGCTGCGACAGATTGCCGCCTCCTCTCAGGAGAGCGTAGGCCGCGTCCTGCGCCGGACTCGGATTGCCAAAAACCTGGAGTTAGAACAAGTGACTGTCCCAATAGGTGTTTTACTGGTGATCTTTGAGTCTCGCCCTGACTGTCTACCCCAGGTATGTGAGACCATGGCCCCACCTGGGAATGGGTGTGAGGAAgcattatgtatgtatttatgtatgtatgtgtatgtatgtatgtatgtatgtatgtatgtgagcatgtgcatatgtaagagagagagaaaatgtgtttCTTCAACCCAAACACATTTCCATGGTGTTGCCGGTTTTACATTTCACCCTTCCAGCCATCCCAGAGCAGAGAAGCAACCTAGCGTCATAAAGTTAATATTCCCTGTCACACCCAGATCACCCGcctgcagggagggagagaagatacTCCGGGCTCTCCTGGCTCACTGGGCTCTTTGTTCTGAGATTGGCATGTCCCTGCCGGGCTGCTGCAGTCGTTCACCTAACAACACCTGTCTACCCATACAAAAGGACTCCATTATCAGCGCCACAGAATAATTCCTGTAGGAGCATCACGTAGAAAAAGCGCTCCGTGTAGTTAACGGCGGGTAGAACGCAGCCCTCTTTAAGGAATGTGGCCAGTACATGTCAAAGCCGCCACACTGAGAAACATGAAGTGACCGACCTTAGAGGGCTGGCCTCGCATCTGCACTAAACTCTCTGAGAAAGCAATCATCTCCCACTAAGCCGTGAGTGGGATAAGGTCAACTCTTTATTTTACTGGCTCTGAGGTTGCAAAGGGAAATTCTCTTTTACAATGGGAAGCTAGCCCCTCTGTGTGAAAGGCACGGTGGACTGTGAAGCCTGCAGAGCCCTGTGGCAGACTCTCCCTGACCGCACTTCCCACAGCTACGTCCTCACAGGACTCCCTTCCCATGGCTGCCTGTCCCCAGCCCAGGCTCACTACCGCTCTGGCCACAAGCCGGCCTTGTAGAAGAGCCCGGTGATAGACTGCAAAATTCATTGGTGCTGACAGAAACGGGTCCTGATTCTGTGCGGCTGTGTTCATGAAATGTCCTAGCCACCCGATTCCTCACAAGGAATAGGTTTTCCCTGTGGCTGAGGCTTCTCACCTGAAGTGtagctgcctccccacccccatgactACACAGAAACTGTAAAAATTGTGTGTGGACCATGAAGTGTCTGCATCTAGCTAGAGAAAGTTTGCATTACCACCGTAAGGGGCTCAAGAGCGACtcaagccaatagaaagcatTAAGAATCCCGAATCTGGAGGTTAGAGTGGCCAGGCGTAGCTTTTCCCAACTACTGGGGTGATTTTCATTTAACTGGAAAGTGTTCAGAAAGTCAGACTTCTGGTTTAGGATGACTGAGCCTCTGCTGACTGCTTCAGCGGGATAGCTCATCTTCCCCCTGCCCTGAGAAGTGTGTACTGCCTCAGTGGGGCTGCTGTCACCATCCAGGGCTGGAACGAGCTTGCGTTTCCAGATTCTCAGGATCAGGCGTGTAGAGCCCCCGGGTCAACTCCAGGTCAGCCATAGGTTACCCCTGTGCGTCCCCCGTGCCCCGCCCCCCGTCGGTGGATCAAGCAGGTTTACTATAGAGGTCTTAAGCATCCTGTCCCCCACTGTGGCTGTCGTGGGGAGGGGACCACGTGTGACTCTGACCATGAATTTAGCCTGCATTGCGGCTGCTTCTGTGGAAACCACGTAGTATAGTTCCCCAGAGTCAAGCGTCTCGGAGTGTCTGCCAGCCCTGCATTGGTAAGCTGTGCGACCCGGAGAGTCGCCACCCTTACTGGGCTTCAGTGTAACGTGGGATAAAGTGAGTTTTTCCTTGACTTGGGTGCTGAAGGTGAGATGGAAACACAGCGACGCAGACATCATTGTCACTCCAACATTGTCTTGTCTTCCCTTTGCTCTGCAGGTGGCGGCCTTGGCCATTGCAACTGGCAACGGCCTGTTGCTCAAAGGCGGGAAGGAGGCCGCACACAGCAACCGCATTCTTCACCTCCTGACGCAGGAGGCCCTCTCCATCCATGGAGTCAAAGAGGCCATACAGCTGGTAGGTGGCTGGGAACGGGCCTGGTCCCACCCGGGTGGGGTCAGGTGAGGTCTATGGAAATGTGCAGCCAATATTCGGTTGTGTGAAGCCAAAATGCTTCTACAGGCGAGCTTGATTAGAGAGGCAGCAAGTGCTGTGAACCCCGGGCCGTTCTGCAGAGCCAGGCAGGTTTTCACTGGCTTGGGAGAGCTTCTGCCAGCAGGATACAGATGTATCCTGGTACTGCTGGGTCATTCAGTACCAATTAGAtctccattcttttttaaaacttaattttctttattactaGTGTACcatggtgtgtgttggggggcgtgtgtgtgcatgcatatgtttagatcagagaacaactttgtagAGTCACCTCGTCACCTCTCCCCTtctacctttacatgggttctgggaatagaactcaggtcttcaagcttgtGTAGcaagcctgctgagccatcttactggcccctAGACCCTCATTCATTAGGTTATAGGAGTGGGGGACCCACTGTAGGGCTGGGTTCCTCCCATTGGTGAAGTTATGCAGGGTAATCTGACTCAGGGGTAAAGAATTTGGTAGAGTTTGGATTTGATATAAGTCACTTTAAGAAAGTTTGTCATCAGCCCTCCCTCACGTGGCATGGGAGAGTGAGAGCCTGCTGCTGCCCCTGTTCCTGTGGTCACTGACCCGGCCTGAGCCACCAGGGGAGCTTCTGTGTGAGCAAGTCACGTGAGGAGCTTCCAGTGCCTCAGTTAATTCTCAGTCTAACCCTGTGAGGAAATGCTGTTCCTTCTTAAGTCCTTGCTCTGGACTGGGTAACAGCAAACTCTGGGATACACAAACTCACCAGTCTGTGGTAGGGTTTGGATCTGATTTAAGCCAATTTCTAGAGCTTTCTTTTTCCTATGGAAGGCCCCTCCCTCCAACATCTCAGGATTCCCTTCTTCCTGTTGGGAGGAGCTGACTTCTTACTTGCTCAGGGAGAATCTGGTGGGAGGATCCCAGCCTTAGGAATTCAGCCCAGCTCTAGCACAGCCTGCCTGGATggatcccctccctcctccccctcctcctctccatccttccctctgtccctccctccctcccccctccctccatggCAGTGTATACTATACTTACAGTGATACATGCAGAATGCAGGCAGACAGCTCTGTAACTACGCCTGTGTGGATTTGCATAGCCACTAACCACGCGTTCCCAGCATGCCGCGGGGCCTTTTCTGCCCCTCCCACCCTCTTTGACTTACACCACATTCAGTTACTTTTGTCTGTTCCTGAACTTTAGTAGGTAGAGTCATCCGGAGACATCCAGAATACACTTTCCCATTCTGTGACTTTAGCTTATTTTTGTCTTGGTGCTGTTTGTCTGTGCCTTTGCATCCCgaagttctttctcctttttcataaCCGAGTAGTACTTCACTTACAGCCACACGCTGCTGCTCATCTGTTCTTTGTGGCTGGGTATTTGGGCTGCTCCTGGGTATTGGCTTCATGAGATAAAGCAGCCATGCACGTTCTGGTACATGGACATTTATGTTGCTTCTGTACCATGACTAGTTGGAAGATACTGGCAAATCCAGAAGAGACAAGAAAATACCTGCTATCTCTGTGACCCAACACAGGCACTTGTGATTGGTCTCTTGGGGAAATGGGACCCCTCCTGACAAGGCTCATCATGCCCCCCCTCCCAGCGGCCACTTCTTTTAGTGATCCCTTAGCATGGCATCATCTGTGCCTGCCTGTCATCCACCCACTGCACTCAGCACCTCCTGAACATTTAAGAAGGCTCTCTGCCCTGTGTTGTTAGCTGTCCCACTGCCCTCCCTTCTGTgactgagtcctctctccagggACTGGCCATGTCGCCATCTGAAGTGCAGATCGCGGCGCCAAGCGAGGCCTACAGTCCTGTCTCAGCAGTTTGCTCTTGATTCTCTCCCTCTTCAGGTAAATACCAGAGAAGAAGTTGAGGATCTCTGCCGCCTTGACAAGATAATAGATCTGATCATTCCTCGAGGCTCCTCCCAGCTGGTCAGGGATATCCAGAAAGCTGCCAAGGGGATCCCAGTGATGGGTCACAGCGAAGGGATCTGCCACATGTACGTGGATTCTGAAGCCAGTGTGGACAAGGTCACCCGACTCGGTGAGATGACCGGGGCTcccggggggtggggaggtgggggggtgaggggaggggtgggggctcTTGGTGAACCCCCTACGCCTGTGGATCATGTACACAGACAGGACTCACTCTTTGTCCTTCTTCCCTTCAGTCAGAGACTCTAAATGTGAATACCCAGCTGCCTGTAACGCCCTGGAGACCTTACTCATCCACCGAGACCTGCTGAGAACACCCTTGTTTGACCAGATCATTGACATGCTCAGAGTGGAACAGGTATGGTAGATCTGCGGCAAAGCTCGACCCGGAAGGGAACAGTCCGTTACACTTGCAC
This portion of the Apodemus sylvaticus chromosome 1, mApoSyl1.1, whole genome shotgun sequence genome encodes:
- the Aldh18a1 gene encoding delta-1-pyrroline-5-carboxylate synthase isoform X1 produces the protein MLRHMHRSGIQPFSQRLLPWVQSIAVPRSHRVQSSAIRHVRSWSNIPFITVPLSRAHGKPFAHRSELKHAKRIVVKLGSAVVTRGDECGLALGRLASIVEQVSVLQNQGREMMLVTSGAVAFGKQRLRHEILLSQSVRQALHSGQNHLKEMAIPVLEARACAAAGQSGLMALYEAMFTQYSICAAQILVTNLDFHDEQKRRNLNGTLHELLRMNIVPIVNTNDAVVPPAEPNSDLQGVNVISVKDNDSLAARLAVEMKTDLLIVLSDVEGLFDSPPGSDDAKLIDIFYPGDQQSVTFGTKSRVGLGGMEAKVKAALWALQGGTSVVIANGTHPKVSGHVITDIVEGKKVGTFFSEVKPAGPTVEQQGEMARSGGRTLATLEPEQRAEIINHLADLLTDQREEILLANKKDLEEAEGRLAGPLLKRLSLSTSKLNSLAIGLRQIAASSQESVGRVLRRTRIAKNLELEQVTVPIGVLLVIFESRPDCLPQVAALAIATGNGLLLKGGKEAAHSNRILHLLTQEALSIHGVKEAIQLVNTREEVEDLCRLDKIIDLIIPRGSSQLVRDIQKAAKGIPVMGHSEGICHMYVDSEASVDKVTRLVRDSKCEYPAACNALETLLIHRDLLRTPLFDQIIDMLRVEQVKIHAGPKFASYLTFSPSEVKSLRTEYGDLEVCIEVVDSVQEAIDHIHKYGSSHTDVIVTENEKTAEFFLQHVDSACVFWNASTRFSDGYRFGLGAEVGISTSRIHARGPVGLEGLLTTKWLLRGQDHVVSDFSEHGTLKYLHENLPVPQRHFS
- the Aldh18a1 gene encoding delta-1-pyrroline-5-carboxylate synthase isoform X2, whose amino-acid sequence is MLRHMHRSGIQPFSQRLLPWVQSIAVPRSHRVQSSAIRHVRSWSNIPFITVPLSRAHGKPFAHRSELKHAKRIVVKLGSAVVTRGDECGLALGRLASIVEQVSVLQNQGREMMLVTSGAVAFGKQRLRHEILLSQSVRQALHSGQNHLKEMAIPVLEARACAAAGQSGLMALYEAMFTQYSICAAQILVTNLDFHDEQKRRNLNGTLHELLRMNIVPIVNTNDAVVPPAEPNSDLQGVISVKDNDSLAARLAVEMKTDLLIVLSDVEGLFDSPPGSDDAKLIDIFYPGDQQSVTFGTKSRVGLGGMEAKVKAALWALQGGTSVVIANGTHPKVSGHVITDIVEGKKVGTFFSEVKPAGPTVEQQGEMARSGGRTLATLEPEQRAEIINHLADLLTDQREEILLANKKDLEEAEGRLAGPLLKRLSLSTSKLNSLAIGLRQIAASSQESVGRVLRRTRIAKNLELEQVTVPIGVLLVIFESRPDCLPQVAALAIATGNGLLLKGGKEAAHSNRILHLLTQEALSIHGVKEAIQLVNTREEVEDLCRLDKIIDLIIPRGSSQLVRDIQKAAKGIPVMGHSEGICHMYVDSEASVDKVTRLVRDSKCEYPAACNALETLLIHRDLLRTPLFDQIIDMLRVEQVKIHAGPKFASYLTFSPSEVKSLRTEYGDLEVCIEVVDSVQEAIDHIHKYGSSHTDVIVTENEKTAEFFLQHVDSACVFWNASTRFSDGYRFGLGAEVGISTSRIHARGPVGLEGLLTTKWLLRGQDHVVSDFSEHGTLKYLHENLPVPQRHFS